The nucleotide sequence GGActccttcccctgccctccATTCCCCGTCTGGATCCAAAGCTTCATACGTGTCACACAGGATTTCACTCCCACTAGAACACCTGGCCCCCTAGTAACTCCCTGTTAACAAGACAGATACCGTGCCATTACCTGATCACTTTGGCTATCCAAGCACCACCAGGTCCTCTTCGGGCAGCATCATAATTGCCACGAGCATGGAAATACTTGTCAGCACCAATGTAGTTTGCCTCACGCATGTCCCGGTATGCTCTCCACATATCCCGTGCGCCTGAAGAGAGCAGACACAGGTGACGTTAACTTTAACGTCCcattccagcagcagccaagcaccATTTCAGCCAGAAgcccatggctgctgctgggacagaaaGCCCCATGTGTCCCCAGGGCTCCCTAGAGAAACCTCTCTTATCAACCTCTACTAGCTAGGGAAggagagcaaagcaaaagaaaaggggCTCCTTGAGGAGAACTTCATGGAGCCATGGAGGCTTTGCTTGGCTCTGATGCGGTAACGGCAAGAGAAGTTCTGTCTCAAAGCAAGCTGGCAGTGATGCTTTAGTTCCATAGTGTGCACTAGAGAAGGTACCAGCTTCATTTTGAGTCTTTAGCAGTAGAGTGTTTGAGCACCCAGTTTGTCCACAAAAAGCACTCCATGAGCACGTGCCTATTCCTGCAATCCCTGTGCCTTGtttggctgcagggctgcccccaaGCTTGAGCCCAGGCCTGTCATGTTCTTTGTGCTGTGCTTGGAAAGACTCAAGAAACACAGAGGCACTTGTCCACATGGGCCTTTGAATGGGGGCTGAAAGGGCCTGTGGGGGCTGATCAAagccctctcccagcagcagagaccAAGAGGGTCCCTAACGTGGAGCTGCAGACCTCCTTGACTGGAGGACTGCACGTAGCCTATGCTCAGGGATGGGGTCCTAAGAGAAAGACCGgtggtgatggaacaacttacCTCCAGCTGCATCCTTGATAAACCTGAAACCACTGGAGAATGGGTTGTCAGCACTTGCACATACAATAATGGAGAGCAACACGAAGCAGATACAGAGCTTCATGGTTCCCTGCCCGAGCCTGACACGGAGCTGTAAGAAAATTAAGAGAGGTTAGCAGTTCTAGAGCACCTCTTCGAGATATCTGATAGCGTTCATCACACCCATAGCTGtgcccaggcagctgcaggagcagccatgCAGCCACGCAGCCACCCCAGAGCTTATGGCCTGCCCAAGAGCTCAACACAGGACTCCTCGACACCAGAGAAATTTGCATTTTAGcattctctgctgcttcttccatGAGAACAGAGAACTCCCCTCCCATATGCTAAAACATCGGTCCTGTTCCCAAATACCAAAAACAGTGCATGCATCGTATAAATTCAGAGTATCACTCACCACTGCAGAAAGGCAAAGCCAGGACGCCAGGTGAAAGTGAAGCCTGTCTTGTGTGCTTTCAGAGAGGGTATTTATAAGCGACTTAAACCCCCAAAAAGAGGAAATTGGAAAGGATACCCAGGGCTGGGAATTTCCCAGCACCACTCCAGTTTCAACACATAATTATAATATGCCTGCCCCTGTCCTGGCTGGAAGTTCTTGCATCCTGTTACACAATTTTTTTGTAAAGTATACAGTACTTTGCTGCCCACAGGAAATTTGCTCCTCATAGCAAGCAGATTGAGAAACTTCCACAAGGACAGAAATGTTTGAAGTGTTATGGCTGACTTCAGTTTTTTGGCTCTCGTCCTAGAATGAGCTCAGAGGAGAAGCTGCCTGATCATCTGCCTTCACCTTGAAGTACAAAGTCTGTGCCTTTGCACAAGTGTACAAGGGTTTATATGGCCAGGTTTTGGTAGTAGGGGGCTGCATGGATGGCTTCTATGAgcagctgccccatgtcagatcagagctagctccagctgctccaaaaggaaCCTGCCGCTGCGCAAAACTAAACCGTGAGTGACACTGAGTGTGCTTCTGGgactgaaggaagggaaaaaaagctgcacaaCATCAGCTGGGAGAGAGTAGTGAGAAATgtgagagaagcagccctgcagacactAAAgtcagggcaggaggagggcagaaggtgctccaggcacagaTAAAAAGTTCCCTGCAGCCTAGGAGAGGCCCAcagtggagcaggctgtcctccggcagcccatggagagcccctgcaggagcagcagcccgTGGAGAGGAGCCCACAGTGGGGCAAGAGGGCTGGGGTAGCTGCTGCCTCAGGGGACCCATGCCCCATGGCACCGAGCCAttttggagcagtgcttgaagagctgcagcctgtggaaaGCCCATGCAGAATCAGTTCGGGAAGGATGGCATCCTGTGGGAGAGACCCCACATTGGAGCAGGGACAGAGAGCAACcgtggaggagcagcagagacaaagtgTTATGGATTGTCCACAGCCCCCGctcccctgtgctgctcagagggAGTAGGTAGAGGAGGGTGGGTGGGGGGAAGGtgattttcatttgcttttagttctcaaTCCTCTAGTTTGCTAGCAATAGGCAATAAGTTACATTAGTCTCCCTTATGCTGAGTCTGGTTTCCCTGTGACAGTAACTGCTGAGTGAGCTCCCTGTCCTTATCGCAACCCAGGAgctttcttcatattttcttccgCCTTTCTGAGGATGTAGAGCAAGGGAGCAGCGTGGTGGAGCTTAGCTAGCCAGCGAAACCACAACAGGGAATGGTCAGCTGCATTACCAGAAATGCTGCTAGCTGCTAGGGTGACAAGATAGATCCCAAAGATGACAGAACTTAACTCTGCTGCATACACCTATATCCTTACTGGCAACACTTTAAGATAGTGCGTGCTCATGCTGCCACAGGGAAGGCCTAAATGGTTCATTCTTCCTTTGCTTGCTCCCAGAGACTCCTCTTAAGGTGCATTAAGCCATCCTACTTCCACAATGGCTCACTGGCACCTGAGCAGGCTAAAGGAAGGAGAGTGATGCGGTAGCAAATGTTTTAACAAAGTGGAAATTCGAATCCATATAGCCAAATCTCTGCTAAATTTTAAGATTAGCATATTAACCATCAAGCCCTGCTGGTGTTGTTCACAGCCTGAGTACCCAATATACTCCTCTTGCAATTCTGTTTACATCCTACAAATGACTTAAATCCCTTTCAGCGCCCATCAGCTCAAGTTCCttctctgctggctgcaaaCAGCCCAATCTGTCTGCTCTTCggttttaatttcagttaagTCACATCTGGAAAATGATTCCTTTCAACTTGGATAGAACTCACCAAAACATAAGCCATTGCGTTCAGGGACCTGAAAGGTGCCCACAAAACTGACATAAGGAACTTTCTGGAGCAGAGAAGGCATTTCTGGGTTTTCAGACCTGGTCTGATATTTCACATTCTCATCAAAccatcattttctgaaaatgggaCAAACATGAGGATAACTGCAACAAGATAGGCTGTGTCGTGAATTTTTAGATGGTGAATTGCTTAACCTTGGCTCTGCCCAGAAAGCACtgctttcccctctcctctggGCCTCCTTTCCCAGTCACAGCCCTTGGCCCAGAGAAGCAAGCTGCAGCCAACAACCACTACCTCTGCACGAAGACGTGGGCGAGCTGCCACTGAGTGAAGAAGGGTGGAATATTCCTGTCTGTATACTCAGTACATCTAACTTACATAAGGGCCCTGCCAAGACTGTCTTCTGACTTTGTATGTTCTGATACAATTAAGGCAAAAGCACAGTTTGGAAGCTCTACCCCTTAAACTGGCCTTTAGTTTTAAATATCTGTAAATGCAGTTATTTCGCAATCTAGGTATTCTGCAATCCAAGTCAATAAGCCTCTGACTGAGAAATGGAAGGTGAATTCCCAGCTCAGGCACAGcagtaaatgctgtttttctataTTCTGGGAAGTAAGATAGCTTTGTGTGAGCTTACCCAAacaaaaattcactttttttccccctctttttttgCAATGCTGCTCTGTGCAATATTTGCTAGCATTGGTGTCAGACTTGTAGAACGATTGCCAACTTCCTAGTTCTGTAAGATAGAGATTGCATGTATAAAGGCTTATCTTAAATAGAACCATCAAAAACCCGCTGGTAAATGAATTTTAACAGGGAAGTCATGTTCTGAGGCAGGTAAGGacttctggtttattttttggggggaaaaaaaaagctacttaaAGTTGCTCTACACAAAGCcctctttattcatttttccttcttcagggTCCTTGCTACCAACAGTCAGCAAAACAAGAGAGGAACCACAGCCCATCTGCTTCACTGCAGGCAGGCTCAAACCATGGGTGCTGTATGCTTGACTGGCTGATGAGAGTTGGTAGATGGGATCCTTCAGGAAGATTTCTGATGATGGCATTGTGCTGTACAACTAAATTCTAAACATGAAACCATTTCACGTCACACTTCCCTCATGTTTAACTCTTCTTCAAGAATAAACTCTTACTCTTTATTGACAAGTTAACTGAAGTCATCAGCACAAGCTCACTTTAGGCACCAGATTATAACAAATGCTTCCCATTATGTTAGCTGCACGACTACTCCCACacaaagtttaagaaaaaaaccagaaaaactttacattcaaaattatgatttattgtcaaaaaaaaaaaaaaggttacaCCCCAGCCCTCACCAGTGGTTACTCAAGTGTACAAAAACCTCCCAGAAGTGAAGAAGAGATTGTGATGTATACCATGTATGCagaacaaataaagcaaaacagttaAGTCCAGAAATAAGGCAGCTACATTCTTACGAATTCAGCAAACTTCCCTATTAAGGGcaacagcagcactcagctgaaAATATGCTGTACTGCAAGAAACAGTTAAGCCATTGAGGTAGCACCACGTTCACTTGGCAGGTAAGAGAACAGGCACGAACATTATCTATTTAACCTCCCCACACTGCAAGTGCCTGGGTTCTATTCCAGCAGTCTTACTACAACATAACATAAGGGTGTGGGGTGTTCCTGATAGAACAATTTGAGCTGTTTCCTATGTCAAAACATAGAACTGAaaattttttaagttttcttttttagaagtACTTACTTACTGGCTTTTCCACAAGCAACGCTATTAAGAGATGAAAGCCTGCTACTAATTCTCTATCTGTAGCTTCATTTCCTCTAGTGAAATAACGAACTCCTCACAATAGTCTTTCCTGCAATTGAGATGAAAAAGTCAGACTGCACCCATCAAAAGTCTGAAAGCTGTATTCTGTATTACTACGGTCCTATcttgatgaaaataaaagcactatTTCCCAACAGCGTAAGTGCTGCAAATATACATAAGATTATTTCTAGATCTTCATAGagtaatattttgaaatcatttattGACATTATGGATTCCGAAGGGATTGGAACTTAGTTCTAATGCacacattaatttttttgtttacacGAACGTGATAGTGAGAAACATGTATTTAGTTCCGGAACCATGTTCATACAAACCATAGTTCCGTAGATGTGAAATTAAACCCAAGTGATTTTTTAAGTCTTCGTATTCATATTCTagctgatatttaaaaagaattccTGCTTGACGGCATCAATTCAGCAGCACTCtaaatgttcagttttgtgggtttttttttttattagttaaAATAAGGTGGGGTGGTCTTGCTTTCTAAAGCTCAAAATGCACTGGGAAATACTGTTGTCCTGAGGTTTACTGAAATAGCACAGCTGAAGCCTCCAGTCATATTTTGCAAACAGTTTGGGGCAATTTAGAAATATCTTACAGTTTAACAATGAATTAATGTCAGTGCTATTAATCGGTATTATTATACACTAATCCACTCCTAAAAAGTATCAACACAatttacaggaaaacagaaaactacatGCTTAGATGTTTCTCAGGAATGGCTTCCCATgtttgcaaacaaacaacaaaaaatacttttatatatCAGAACTTGATCTCCGGGGATTCATATTCTTAACACTTAAGTTGTGCAGACTCAAAAAATACATTCAGGaattttcatctcagaaacATGCCGGCTCAATTTTTAGATAAACACTGGACTGTTTTAAGTTCTAGAGTGCGAAATTCATCTCCAAAGGAATAAGGAAGAACTGTAAATGGCTCCCACTCAGATACCTGCCAGACGGACAATGGCTCAATACAATCAAATCTTTTGAGAGAAGCTCACTTATTTAAGAGCCTGGGAGTTTCAGAGGCACTTTAACGTACAATCATTACAGTTCCCAAAGCTTTTCCAGCTGTCTCTATGCTTGCTGAGACCACAAAAATCGGTCACACTTGTCCAACATAGTCTGAATCAGGGCTCTGCAATAAAGGCAAAGGAAAAGTTAAACAGTATAAAAAACtaacaacagaaagaacaaactttggtttaaaaagcaaaagcgTTATCAGAAATAACACATTTCAGAGGTGATATCACAATAGCAACACACACGCCTTCTCTGAAGGCAAGCAGAAGGGCTCAGCAAGACAGACATCTCCTTCAAGAATCTCCCTCACATAAATCTAAGGTATAATTTCCTAGTTCCCTCTTCCTCCACCCTTTTAAGGTGCCtagctgggattgttcagtctggagaagaggaggctcagaggtgaccttatcgctctctataactacctgaagggaggttgtagtgagctgggggtcggcctcttctctcttgtaactagtgacaggacgagggggaatggcctcaagttgcaccagaggagatttaggctggacattaggaaacactacttttctgacagagtggtcaggcgctggaatgggctgcccagggaggtggtagagtcatcgtccctggaggtgttcaaggaacgtttagatgtcGTGCTGagagccatggtttagtggggttactggtggcaggtggatggttggactggatgatcttgtaggtcttcttCAACCTacttaattctatgattctatattgcACAACACATAGTTCTTAAGAGAAAAACTTTCAGCTGAGTTTAAAATTCAAGAATTCAATTCAAGagtgaagtattttttaaatctttttgttaACTACAAAGTTTAATGCATGAAGATCTAAAATAAAAGGTGTGCATACACAGATCTTCCACTGATGCATCATCTTACCTTTGCCTTTTCTCAGCAATTTTCAGTATCTCGCAGACACCAGTAAATCTTTCAGACAGTTCTAGCATCAAGCCACACTCTTGTAGTAGAGGCAAGGCACGATTTGGGCCAATGGCCTTTGCTAATAAAAG is from Numida meleagris isolate 19003 breed g44 Domestic line chromosome 6, NumMel1.0, whole genome shotgun sequence and encodes:
- the LOC110401286 gene encoding serum amyloid A protein; the encoded protein is MKLCICFVLLSIIVCASADNPFSSGFRFIKDAAGGARDMWRAYRDMREANYIGADKYFHARGNYDAARRGPGGAWIAKVISDARENWQSGVSGRGAEDTRLDQEANAWGRSGGDPNRYRPQGLPSKY